A window of Cohnella herbarum contains these coding sequences:
- a CDS encoding sensor histidine kinase — MKWPRSIAGMSMKSKLILLYCFTITVPFLVIGQVILQVYGNLVVRQTTELSQESVKQVQLNLKELLDRQTEILDRFAFDSYLRSYLNPQRSYADNRDSIDAYNNYLKPITNNLTIPDGLVSLNIYFLNETLLPGLGIYAYADERIRSGKAYSSAIEVGMGIAWGLENGRLYLSRSIREYSGEIYGVAVVRLPETLLYALMKESDPVNNRILIADDQGRVVSSNDRDRVGTSISEEPFYVQTSGQRHGAAEVKTDQTYKVLFETIESDINLTGWKVYSLIPIDHLLREEKRVRTIGIAAMAVMAVLSCVLFLFFLDRITNGIKTLVGKMKSLRNGEFSTIEDKGYRDEIGIMTRSFNRMVEGLERMIQENYLAQVKIKDINIKKREAELYALQSQIHPHFLFNTLDSIRMKLLQLPTDDHQEASDMVLNLSKILRKSLNWQSGVVTLADELEFVASYLEIQRSRFKDKIGYRIEIPSEWMALRIPKLILQPIVENAIQHGLEKKRGQGMIAISGSGSGSELTIEIRDDGLGMEPDKLIEIQGALNWQQSLDNEQSIGIKNVHDRIRLHFGDSHGVTIQSRPGEGTVVTLSMPLEQQERLETGDSNVEGHDRR; from the coding sequence ATGAAGTGGCCGCGAAGTATTGCCGGAATGAGCATGAAGTCGAAACTAATTCTCCTCTATTGCTTCACGATTACCGTCCCTTTTCTCGTCATCGGGCAGGTGATCCTGCAAGTTTACGGGAATCTGGTCGTCCGTCAGACGACCGAGCTGTCCCAAGAATCCGTCAAGCAGGTTCAACTGAATCTGAAAGAACTGCTCGATCGCCAAACGGAAATTCTGGACAGGTTCGCGTTCGATTCCTATTTGAGAAGCTATTTGAACCCGCAGCGTTCCTACGCGGATAACCGGGATAGCATCGATGCTTACAACAACTATTTGAAACCGATTACAAATAATCTGACTATCCCGGACGGACTAGTCTCGCTTAACATCTATTTTCTAAACGAAACGCTGTTGCCGGGACTCGGAATCTATGCCTATGCGGACGAACGGATCCGAAGCGGAAAGGCGTATTCAAGCGCAATAGAAGTGGGTATGGGAATCGCGTGGGGACTGGAAAACGGAAGATTGTACTTGTCTAGATCGATCCGCGAGTATAGCGGCGAAATCTACGGAGTCGCGGTCGTCCGATTGCCGGAGACGTTACTGTATGCTCTGATGAAAGAAAGCGATCCCGTGAACAATCGGATTCTCATCGCGGACGATCAGGGACGGGTGGTGTCTTCCAACGATCGCGATCGGGTCGGAACTTCGATCTCCGAAGAACCGTTCTATGTGCAGACGAGCGGCCAGCGGCATGGAGCGGCGGAGGTCAAAACCGACCAAACCTACAAGGTGCTCTTCGAAACGATCGAGTCGGATATTAATCTGACCGGCTGGAAAGTCTACTCGCTCATTCCGATCGACCATCTTCTGAGGGAAGAGAAACGGGTACGGACGATCGGAATCGCCGCGATGGCCGTCATGGCCGTCCTGTCGTGCGTGTTATTCCTATTTTTCCTGGATCGGATCACGAACGGTATCAAGACGTTGGTAGGCAAAATGAAAAGCCTGAGGAACGGCGAATTCTCGACGATCGAGGATAAGGGCTACCGTGACGAGATCGGAATCATGACGCGCAGCTTTAATCGGATGGTCGAGGGGCTGGAGAGGATGATTCAAGAAAACTATCTGGCCCAGGTCAAGATCAAGGACATTAACATCAAGAAACGCGAAGCGGAGCTGTACGCCCTGCAGAGTCAGATTCATCCCCATTTCCTGTTCAATACGCTGGATTCCATCCGAATGAAGCTTCTACAGCTTCCGACGGACGACCATCAAGAAGCGTCGGACATGGTTCTTAACTTATCGAAAATTTTACGTAAAAGCCTAAATTGGCAGTCCGGCGTCGTCACGCTCGCGGACGAGCTCGAATTCGTAGCGAGTTATCTGGAAATCCAGAGAAGCCGGTTCAAGGATAAGATCGGCTATCGAATCGAGATTCCTTCCGAATGGATGGCGCTGCGCATTCCGAAGCTGATCCTTCAGCCGATCGTAGAGAACGCGATCCAGCACGGTCTGGAGAAGAAACGCGGACAGGGTATGATCGCGATTAGCGGCAGCGGTTCGGGCTCTGAACTGACGATCGAGATCCGGGATGACGGGCTGGGCATGGAGCCGGACAAGCTAATCGAAATTCAAGGGGCGTTAAATTGGCAACAATCTTTAGATAACGAGCAGAGCATCGGGATTAAGAACGTTCACGACCGGATTCGGCTGCATTTCGGCGATTCGCACGGGGTGACGATTCAAAGCCGGCCGGGAGAGGGGACGGTTGTAACGCTAAGCATGCCTCTCGAACAACAAGAGCGAC
- a CDS encoding extracellular solute-binding protein has translation MVRGSKGIASGLVFALSFSLMMGCSGEKKEAANSGTPTASESAKSTQEGVGKEPDLTPVTLKVFHSQQIVTPSEILDNPVMNELEKRTGIKIDWSPYMGSGDAKQKLSALIASNNLPDLIVNSDSDTNKMLLENDLIIPLDELVAQNAPEIAKNIPDAMALSKLMMSNGRDATYFLPGNVNYINFFPNGMDAVFQYRYDLYKKMGSPKLESLDDLLKFGEEAQKLEPKNADGQKTYTFGIPFADPQGWAYLDWDKSHYDGYWGSKSFIYLDIENDKVAPRLNAPDNSFWKSMEFYNKAYIKGLLDPESATMKFQQVQDKGKALRYHVGLASWQIGWPNSVILSKKDPEKGFVPTLLDSKKDYTFYEFSFPAGNGMYWSVPKNGKNIERVLQLLNFVASYEGSELFWNGLEGQHWDKVNGVPVMKERDPNQPVDPDEAKKRGSTYVAPNFILNGGYVSPQGWKTRYTDNSPERWEKDYTEGEKQFMKDYGLKYPVQQYETREHRTANTALIDSIAPEANSELAIKEQSLNAYLDNNIAKIVYSKTPEDFAAAKEKFLKDLDGMGIQEIVDFYDKKYEEMKQQLKAFKQG, from the coding sequence ATGGTCAGAGGATCGAAAGGAATTGCGTCAGGCCTCGTATTCGCTTTAAGTTTCAGTTTAATGATGGGTTGTTCCGGAGAGAAAAAAGAAGCAGCGAATTCCGGGACGCCGACGGCTTCCGAGAGCGCGAAGAGCACGCAGGAGGGGGTCGGCAAGGAGCCGGATCTGACGCCGGTTACCTTAAAGGTATTTCACAGCCAGCAGATCGTGACGCCTTCCGAAATCTTGGACAATCCGGTCATGAACGAGCTGGAGAAACGCACGGGCATCAAGATCGACTGGTCGCCTTACATGGGATCCGGAGACGCTAAGCAGAAGCTAAGCGCTCTGATCGCCAGCAACAATTTGCCGGATCTAATCGTGAACAGCGACAGCGATACGAACAAGATGCTATTGGAAAACGACTTGATCATTCCGCTGGACGAGCTCGTGGCCCAGAACGCGCCGGAGATCGCCAAGAATATCCCGGACGCCATGGCGCTCAGCAAGCTGATGATGTCCAACGGGCGCGACGCCACGTACTTCTTGCCCGGCAACGTGAACTACATTAACTTTTTCCCGAACGGAATGGACGCCGTCTTCCAATACCGTTATGATCTGTACAAAAAGATGGGCAGCCCGAAGCTGGAGTCGCTCGACGATCTGCTGAAATTCGGCGAGGAAGCGCAGAAGCTCGAGCCGAAGAACGCGGACGGCCAGAAGACCTATACGTTCGGCATACCGTTCGCAGATCCGCAAGGCTGGGCGTACTTGGACTGGGACAAGTCTCATTATGACGGCTACTGGGGAAGCAAGAGCTTTATCTACCTGGATATCGAGAACGATAAGGTCGCTCCAAGGCTTAACGCCCCGGATAATTCCTTCTGGAAGTCGATGGAGTTCTATAATAAAGCTTATATCAAAGGGTTGCTCGATCCGGAGTCCGCGACGATGAAGTTCCAGCAAGTGCAAGACAAAGGCAAAGCCCTTCGGTACCACGTCGGCTTGGCCAGTTGGCAGATCGGTTGGCCGAACAGCGTAATCCTGAGCAAGAAGGATCCCGAGAAAGGCTTCGTTCCGACGCTGCTCGATTCGAAGAAGGACTATACGTTCTACGAATTCTCCTTCCCGGCAGGCAACGGCATGTATTGGTCCGTGCCGAAGAACGGAAAGAATATCGAGAGAGTGCTGCAGTTGCTTAATTTCGTCGCTTCCTACGAAGGTTCCGAGCTGTTCTGGAACGGCCTCGAGGGACAGCATTGGGATAAGGTAAACGGAGTGCCGGTTATGAAGGAGCGGGATCCGAACCAGCCGGTCGACCCGGACGAGGCGAAGAAGAGAGGCTCGACCTACGTGGCGCCGAACTTCATTCTGAACGGCGGCTACGTCAGCCCGCAAGGTTGGAAAACGCGGTATACCGACAATTCGCCGGAGCGTTGGGAGAAGGATTATACCGAAGGCGAGAAGCAATTCATGAAGGATTACGGTTTGAAGTATCCGGTACAGCAGTACGAGACGCGCGAGCACCGCACGGCCAACACGGCGCTGATCGATTCGATCGCTCCGGAAGCCAACAGCGAATTGGCGATCAAGGAACAGTCCCTTAACGCGTACCTGGACAATAACATTGCGAAAATCGTGTATTCGAAAACGCCGGAAGATTTTGCCGCCGCCAAAGAAAAGTTCCTGAAGGATTTGGACGGTATGGGCATTCAAGAGATCGTCGACTTCTACGACAAAAAATACGAAGAGATGAAGCAGCAGTTGAAGGCATTTAAACAAGGCTAA
- a CDS encoding carbohydrate ABC transporter permease: protein MLRAISQKGFDVGNIVFLSVLVLLTSYPFYYILINSVSVPARILSAPAFLLPKGFTWVNYEQIFTKNDLIGPFFVSLSRAVVGTFLTLAGSSMLAYGLTKKQLPFRRTMYFGVIFTMYISVGLIPNYILMSELHLLDTYWVYVLPGIVNAFFLVLIKTYFEQLPIALEEAAMLEGAGVFTIFRKIVLPLSKPILATVAIFSAVGQWNSWVDNLYYVTNSKWMTLQLLLLNYIQSQSYNLRDAAALSTMESAISVTPQSLRMGITVLVIAPIFLVYPFLQKYFVKGIMLGAVKG, encoded by the coding sequence TTGTTAAGAGCCATTTCGCAGAAGGGATTCGACGTAGGCAACATTGTGTTCCTCTCCGTACTCGTGCTGTTGACGAGCTACCCTTTTTATTACATTCTGATCAATTCGGTGTCGGTGCCCGCGCGAATTTTGTCCGCGCCCGCGTTCTTGCTCCCGAAAGGCTTCACTTGGGTCAATTACGAGCAGATCTTCACGAAGAACGATCTGATCGGACCTTTCTTCGTGTCCTTATCCAGAGCGGTCGTCGGCACGTTCCTAACGCTGGCCGGCTCCTCGATGCTGGCCTACGGATTGACTAAGAAGCAGCTTCCGTTCAGGAGAACGATGTACTTCGGCGTCATTTTCACGATGTACATCAGCGTAGGTCTGATTCCGAACTACATTCTGATGTCCGAGCTGCATCTGCTCGATACGTATTGGGTATACGTGCTGCCGGGCATCGTTAACGCGTTTTTTCTCGTTTTGATCAAAACGTACTTCGAGCAGCTCCCGATCGCCTTGGAGGAAGCGGCGATGCTCGAGGGGGCGGGCGTCTTTACGATTTTCCGTAAAATCGTGCTGCCCCTATCCAAACCCATTCTAGCTACGGTGGCGATCTTCAGCGCGGTCGGGCAATGGAACAGCTGGGTGGACAATCTCTATTATGTAACCAATTCCAAATGGATGACACTGCAATTGCTGCTGCTGAATTATATCCAGAGCCAATCTTATAACCTGAGGGATGCCGCGGCGCTATCGACGATGGAGAGCGCGATCTCGGTTACGCCGCAATCGCTGCGCATGGGCATTACCGTTCTCGTCATTGCGCCGATTTTCCTCGTTTATCCGTTTCTGCAGAAGTATTTCGTGAAAGGCATCATGTTAGGAGCCGTTAAAGGCTGA
- a CDS encoding ABC transporter permease, with protein sequence MSAQTVAKATRQPKPAAKAANRRLKASLLAMTIPFFALVILFNYVPLLGWAIVFFDYFPGKSLLAHDPVGWKHFIRMATDETFLRALRNTLVLSFLGLVIAPAPMILALLLNEVKSLPFRKFVQTLSSFPNFISWIIVYYVFFSFFSVDDGLLNSMLLKLGWIGHPTDILANSSAAWVFQTLVGLWKGVGWGAIIYLAALSGIDQELYEAARVDGAGRLREAWHISLPGMMPTFVVLFVLGIGNLLSGAGFEQIFTFMNPMVKDHLEIIDTYVYFNGLQSLNFSYATAIGVARSIVSIALLVLANYVSRLATGRSIL encoded by the coding sequence ATGAGCGCTCAGACGGTCGCGAAGGCGACCCGCCAACCAAAACCAGCCGCCAAAGCCGCGAACAGACGTTTAAAAGCGTCTTTGTTAGCGATGACGATCCCTTTCTTCGCTTTGGTCATCTTGTTCAACTACGTTCCTTTGCTGGGATGGGCGATCGTGTTCTTCGACTACTTTCCCGGCAAGAGCTTATTGGCTCACGATCCCGTCGGTTGGAAACACTTTATCCGCATGGCCACCGACGAGACGTTCCTTCGGGCGCTGCGCAATACGCTCGTACTCAGCTTCCTGGGGCTGGTCATCGCACCGGCTCCGATGATCTTGGCTTTATTGTTAAACGAAGTGAAATCGCTTCCGTTCCGGAAGTTCGTACAGACGTTGTCTTCCTTTCCGAACTTCATCTCCTGGATCATCGTCTACTACGTCTTCTTCAGCTTCTTCTCGGTGGACGACGGGCTGTTGAACAGCATGCTCCTGAAGCTGGGCTGGATCGGGCACCCGACGGATATACTGGCCAATTCGAGTGCCGCATGGGTATTCCAGACGCTGGTCGGTCTATGGAAGGGCGTCGGATGGGGAGCGATTATCTATCTCGCCGCGTTGTCCGGCATCGACCAGGAGCTGTACGAAGCGGCCCGGGTCGACGGGGCGGGACGGTTGCGGGAAGCGTGGCATATCTCCCTGCCGGGCATGATGCCGACGTTCGTCGTGCTCTTCGTGCTGGGCATCGGCAATCTGCTCTCCGGAGCCGGGTTCGAACAGATCTTTACGTTCATGAACCCGATGGTCAAGGACCATCTCGAAATCATCGATACCTATGTTTATTTTAACGGTTTGCAATCGCTCAATTTCTCCTATGCGACCGCGATCGGGGTTGCCAGATCGATTGTCAGCATCGCTCTGCTGGTGTTGGCCAACTACGTCAGCAGGCTGGCGACGGGCAGATCGATTCTATGA
- a CDS encoding L-fucose/L-arabinose isomerase family protein, producing MIQQRARRKTTLGVIIGNRGFFPGHLSQSGRAEIVRILAEEGLEAVILEESATEYGAVMTLDEAHKCAELFKANRDRIDGILVSLPNFGEEKGVANTLRFAELNVPVLVHAFDDDIQAMGIQHRRDSFCGKMSVCNNLRQYGIPFTLTEKHTVNPDSESFRNDLRKFAGTCRVVSSLKNARLGSIGARPASFNTVRYSEKLLERSGISIETLDLSEVFGRAGKKKESDAAVKRKLEEIAAYVNTKGFPQDNLVRMATLGVVIEEWMAENELAGTAIQCWTSMEEYFGIVPCTIMSMLSSQLIPSACEVDITGLVSMYALQQASGKPSALLDWNNNYGDNPDKGVVFHCSNLPKEMFEEIRMDYHEILSGTVGKERTLGTIQGRIKPSAFTYCGIATDDVNGEIISYVGEAAFTKDPLKTFGGYGVIQVPRFQKLLRYLCESGFEHHVASTMSTVAESVEEAFGKYKGWRTYRHGAE from the coding sequence ATGATCCAACAACGGGCACGACGGAAAACGACGCTAGGCGTCATCATCGGCAACAGGGGATTTTTCCCCGGGCATCTCAGCCAATCCGGCCGGGCGGAAATTGTCCGCATTCTGGCGGAGGAAGGGCTGGAGGCCGTCATACTGGAAGAGTCGGCGACGGAATACGGCGCGGTCATGACCTTAGACGAAGCGCATAAATGTGCCGAGCTATTCAAGGCCAACCGGGACCGTATAGACGGCATTCTCGTCTCCTTGCCGAATTTCGGAGAAGAGAAGGGCGTAGCCAACACGTTAAGATTCGCGGAGTTGAACGTTCCCGTTCTCGTCCATGCGTTCGACGACGACATTCAAGCGATGGGCATCCAGCACCGCCGAGACAGCTTCTGCGGCAAAATGTCGGTATGCAACAACCTGAGGCAGTACGGCATTCCATTCACGTTGACCGAGAAACATACGGTCAATCCCGACAGCGAGAGCTTCCGGAACGACTTGAGGAAATTCGCAGGCACATGCCGTGTCGTGTCGTCGCTTAAGAACGCTCGATTGGGATCGATCGGCGCGCGTCCGGCATCCTTTAACACGGTTCGTTACAGTGAGAAGCTATTGGAGCGTTCGGGAATCAGCATCGAGACGCTCGACTTGTCCGAAGTGTTCGGCCGGGCAGGCAAGAAGAAGGAGTCTGACGCGGCCGTCAAGCGCAAGCTGGAGGAAATCGCGGCTTACGTGAACACGAAAGGCTTTCCGCAGGACAATCTAGTGCGAATGGCGACGCTCGGAGTCGTCATCGAAGAGTGGATGGCGGAGAACGAGCTGGCCGGAACGGCCATCCAATGCTGGACTTCGATGGAGGAATATTTCGGCATCGTGCCTTGCACGATCATGAGCATGCTGAGCAGCCAGCTCATTCCGAGCGCTTGCGAGGTCGACATTACCGGACTCGTGTCGATGTACGCTTTGCAGCAAGCATCCGGCAAGCCAAGCGCGCTGTTGGACTGGAACAACAATTACGGGGACAATCCGGACAAGGGCGTCGTATTCCACTGCAGCAACCTGCCTAAGGAAATGTTCGAGGAGATCCGCATGGACTATCACGAGATTCTATCGGGCACCGTCGGCAAGGAAAGAACGCTTGGCACGATTCAAGGGCGAATTAAGCCGAGCGCGTTCACGTACTGCGGAATCGCGACGGACGACGTGAACGGAGAAATCATCTCCTATGTCGGCGAAGCGGCCTTCACGAAAGATCCGTTGAAGACGTTCGGCGGGTACGGCGTCATCCAAGTGCCGCGGTTCCAGAAGCTGCTCCGTTATTTGTGCGAAAGCGGATTCGAGCATCATGTCGCGTCCACGATGTCCACCGTTGCCGAGTCGGTCGAAGAAGCTTTCGGCAAGTATAAGGGCTGGCGCACGTACAGGCACGGAGCGGAGTAA
- a CDS encoding carbohydrate kinase family protein → MATKAAAETQEPSIAICGHIAVDIIPEFPHAATAAIGSLLTPGNLVEVGAAAIATGGAVSNTGVALHRLGANVKLIGKVGDDVFGEMTVSTLERIDQGLASGLIRANQEVSSYTLVISPPGTDRIFLHCPGANDTFTDEDVPYGALEGIEHFHFGYPPLMKRMIDDGGVRLERMLSRIKGMGISTSLDMALPGAGTVAYGLDWVRILEKALPHVDLFMPSLEEALLMTDQPAYEDLLRTFGKAELCERTPIATIRNLAERLLAFGCGTVVLKIGSSGLYARSRERELWAPCFKANLVGTTGAGDSTIAGYLYGMRRGLSLERTMTAAVAVGAFSVEAAEATAGIAAWDDVWSRVERGWERLSVPQDLEGWAWNGDEGIWHGPADCRTNKTTYGGLHT, encoded by the coding sequence ATGGCAACGAAAGCCGCAGCGGAGACGCAGGAACCGAGCATTGCGATATGCGGGCATATCGCGGTAGATATCATCCCGGAATTTCCGCATGCCGCGACGGCCGCAATCGGTTCGCTCTTAACGCCGGGGAACCTCGTCGAGGTAGGCGCCGCCGCGATCGCGACGGGAGGCGCGGTATCCAACACCGGAGTGGCGTTGCATCGATTGGGCGCGAACGTCAAGCTGATCGGCAAGGTCGGCGACGACGTCTTCGGCGAGATGACGGTAAGTACGCTGGAGCGGATCGATCAGGGGCTCGCTTCCGGGCTGATCCGGGCGAACCAAGAGGTCAGCTCGTACACACTTGTGATCAGTCCGCCCGGGACGGATCGGATTTTCCTTCACTGTCCGGGCGCGAACGATACGTTCACTGATGAGGATGTTCCATATGGAGCATTAGAGGGCATCGAACACTTTCACTTCGGTTATCCGCCGCTCATGAAGCGGATGATCGATGATGGAGGCGTTCGGCTGGAGCGGATGCTGAGCCGAATTAAGGGCATGGGCATTTCCACCTCTTTGGATATGGCGCTGCCGGGCGCCGGTACCGTCGCCTACGGACTGGATTGGGTCCGTATTCTGGAGAAGGCGCTGCCTCACGTGGATCTGTTCATGCCGAGTCTGGAAGAAGCGCTTCTCATGACGGATCAACCGGCCTACGAAGATCTGCTACGAACGTTCGGCAAGGCGGAGCTGTGCGAGAGAACGCCGATTGCGACGATCCGCAATTTGGCGGAGCGGCTGCTGGCGTTCGGGTGCGGCACGGTCGTATTGAAAATCGGCAGCTCCGGTTTGTACGCCCGCTCGCGGGAGCGGGAGCTGTGGGCGCCTTGTTTCAAAGCGAATCTCGTAGGCACGACCGGAGCGGGAGACAGCACGATCGCGGGGTACCTGTACGGCATGCGCCGAGGCCTGTCGCTGGAACGGACGATGACTGCGGCTGTCGCCGTGGGCGCGTTCAGCGTGGAAGCGGCGGAAGCGACGGCGGGCATCGCCGCCTGGGACGACGTATGGAGCAGAGTCGAACGCGGATGGGAGAGACTTTCCGTTCCCCAAGATCTTGAAGGCTGGGCATGGAACGGAGACGAAGGTATCTGGCACGGGCCGGCGGATTGCCGAACGAACAAGACAACATATGGAGGGCTGCACACATGA
- a CDS encoding sugar phosphate isomerase/epimerase family protein gives MAVDLKLGINLGFANNKYPEPHVWTRIVAEELGLKYVQFVADILNVFLPDEIIERQVEEILENTQKYGLNITSTFLSSFTRVNHFMHPDPEQRKVWLAWFKKFADISARMGAKMTGGHPGILTFNDYDDPARREEITLEGIKHWQELSWHCRELGMDCMIFEPMSIPREYANTVEETKELLARLNDGAGLPFRLCLDPGHAPHPDDRDPYRWIRELGSVSPIVHIQQTEAGHSRHWPFTKAYNEIGIIHAEKVIEALEQSGAKEAELVFEIYHREAWSSEFSIVQDHKESVEYWRRYVKG, from the coding sequence ATGGCTGTGGATCTAAAATTGGGCATCAACTTGGGATTCGCTAACAACAAATACCCGGAGCCGCACGTATGGACGAGAATCGTGGCGGAAGAGCTGGGATTGAAATACGTGCAATTCGTCGCGGATATCTTAAACGTCTTCCTCCCCGACGAGATCATTGAGCGACAAGTCGAAGAGATCTTGGAGAACACGCAGAAATACGGTCTAAACATTACGAGCACGTTCTTGAGCTCGTTCACCCGGGTCAACCATTTCATGCATCCCGATCCGGAGCAGCGCAAGGTGTGGCTCGCTTGGTTCAAGAAGTTCGCCGACATCTCCGCGCGCATGGGCGCCAAGATGACGGGCGGGCATCCCGGCATCCTGACGTTTAACGACTACGATGACCCGGCAAGGCGCGAAGAGATTACCTTGGAGGGGATCAAGCATTGGCAGGAGCTCAGCTGGCACTGCCGCGAGCTTGGCATGGATTGCATGATTTTCGAGCCGATGTCGATTCCCCGCGAATACGCGAACACGGTCGAGGAGACGAAGGAATTGCTAGCGAGGCTGAACGACGGGGCAGGATTGCCGTTTAGGCTCTGTCTCGATCCGGGCCATGCTCCGCATCCGGATGACAGGGATCCTTACCGCTGGATTCGAGAGCTCGGCAGCGTATCTCCAATCGTGCACATCCAGCAGACGGAAGCCGGTCACAGCAGGCATTGGCCGTTCACGAAAGCTTATAACGAGATCGGCATCATTCATGCGGAGAAGGTCATTGAAGCCTTGGAGCAATCGGGCGCCAAGGAAGCGGAATTGGTGTTCGAAATCTATCACCGCGAGGCGTGGTCTTCGGAATTCTCTATCGTTCAAGATCACAAGGAATCGGTCGAGTATTGGCGCCGTTACGTGAAGGGATAG
- the arfA gene encoding arabinosylfuranosidase ArfA has protein sequence MTGELKAKMTIDREFAVATVDPRIYGSFVEHIGRAVYGGIYEPNHPQADDRGFRQDVADLVRELQVPIIRYPGGNFVSGYKWEDGVGPRDRRPARLDLAWRTTEPNEIGTNEFMQWCRQVGAEAMMAVNLGTRGIEDACNLIEYCNHSEGSYWSDLRKSHGYKEPHRIKTWCLGNEMDGEWQVGYKTAEEYGRIAVETAKAMRLVDPGIELVACGSSHSAMPTFPQWEATTLEHTYDAVDYISLHQYYGNPKRDTANFLASALDMDRFIRSVISTCDYMKAKKRSKKTINLSFDEWNVWFHTLESDKAIVPWSVAPPLVEDRYTFEDALVVGSMLITLLKHADRVKIACLAQLVNVIAPIMTDTGGKSWKQTIFYPFLHASVYGRGIVMQPIVLSPKYDSADYTDVPYLEAVAVYRPETKEITVFAVNRHLESALLLDCDLRSLGQVRVVEHLVLAHDDLQAKNTRDEEPVRPRRGPEVQAQDGQLAVSLPKASWNVIRLEAMA, from the coding sequence ATGACTGGCGAGCTGAAAGCGAAGATGACGATCGATCGGGAATTTGCCGTGGCGACGGTGGATCCCCGCATCTACGGATCTTTCGTCGAGCATATCGGAAGAGCCGTATACGGAGGCATTTACGAGCCGAACCATCCGCAGGCGGATGACCGCGGATTCCGGCAAGACGTGGCGGATCTAGTTAGGGAGCTTCAGGTTCCGATCATCCGCTACCCGGGCGGCAACTTCGTCTCGGGCTATAAATGGGAGGACGGGGTCGGTCCGAGGGACCGGCGTCCGGCAAGGCTGGATCTCGCGTGGCGAACGACGGAACCGAACGAGATCGGGACGAACGAGTTCATGCAATGGTGCCGCCAAGTAGGCGCGGAAGCGATGATGGCGGTCAATCTGGGGACGCGGGGAATAGAAGACGCCTGCAACCTGATCGAGTATTGCAATCATTCGGAAGGCTCTTATTGGAGCGATCTGCGCAAGTCGCACGGTTACAAGGAGCCGCATCGAATCAAAACCTGGTGTCTCGGAAACGAGATGGACGGCGAGTGGCAGGTCGGTTATAAAACCGCCGAGGAGTACGGCAGAATCGCGGTCGAAACGGCGAAAGCGATGAGGCTGGTCGACCCGGGCATCGAATTGGTCGCTTGCGGCAGCTCTCATTCGGCGATGCCTACGTTTCCGCAATGGGAAGCGACGACGCTGGAACATACGTACGACGCCGTCGATTATATCTCCTTGCACCAATATTACGGGAATCCGAAGCGGGATACGGCGAACTTCCTCGCTTCCGCGCTGGACATGGATCGTTTTATCCGAAGCGTGATTTCGACCTGCGATTATATGAAAGCCAAGAAACGCAGCAAGAAAACGATCAATCTGAGCTTCGACGAATGGAACGTCTGGTTCCATACGCTGGAAAGCGACAAGGCGATCGTGCCGTGGTCCGTCGCTCCGCCGCTCGTGGAGGATCGGTATACGTTCGAAGACGCTTTGGTCGTGGGGAGCATGCTGATTACGCTGCTGAAGCACGCCGATCGGGTGAAAATCGCCTGCTTGGCCCAACTGGTTAACGTGATCGCGCCGATCATGACGGATACCGGAGGCAAGTCGTGGAAGCAGACGATTTTCTACCCGTTCCTTCACGCGTCGGTTTACGGCAGGGGCATCGTGATGCAGCCGATCGTCTTGTCGCCTAAGTACGATAGCGCGGACTATACGGACGTGCCTTACTTGGAGGCGGTTGCCGTTTATCGTCCGGAGACGAAGGAGATCACGGTGTTCGCCGTCAACCGTCACTTGGAGAGCGCCCTTCTGCTCGATTGCGATCTTCGCAGCCTGGGACAAGTTCGCGTCGTCGAACATCTCGTGCTGGCCCACGACGACCTGCAAGCCAAGAACACCCGCGACGAGGAGCCTGTACGGCCCCGACGGGGGCCGGAGGTGCAAGCGCAAGACGGGCAGCTTGCCGTGAGCTTGCCGAAAGCTTCATGGAACGTCATTCGATTGGAGGCAATGGCATAA